One window of Chionomys nivalis chromosome 10, mChiNiv1.1, whole genome shotgun sequence genomic DNA carries:
- the Siva1 gene encoding apoptosis regulatory protein Siva isoform X2 → MPKRSCPFADASPLQLKVHVGPRELSRGVFAERYSREVFGLPGTAPIVCSSCVRSVDGKAVCSQCDRALCGRCIYTCWGCGALACILCGLADYADDGEKTLCTSCAMFED, encoded by the exons ATGCCCAAGCGGAGCTGCCCGTTCGCGGACGCTTCCCCACTGCAGCTCAAGGTCCATGTGGGCCCGAGAGAGTTGAGCCGCGGTGTGTTCGCCGAACGCTACTCGCGCGAGGTCTTCG GACTGCCTGGGACAGCACCCATCGTTTGTTCATCCTGCGTGAGATCTGTGGATGGGAAGGCAGTCTGCAGCCAGTGCGACCGGGCCCTGTGTGGACGATGTATATATACCTGCTGGGGCTGCGGTGCCTTGGCCTGTATACTGTGTGGCCTTGCAGA CTATGCTGATGACGGTGAGAAGACACTTTGCACCAGCTGTGCTATGTTTGAAGACTGA
- the Siva1 gene encoding apoptosis regulatory protein Siva isoform X1, translating into MPKRSCPFADASPLQLKVHVGPRELSRGVFAERYSREVFERTKQLLFQGAQAYRDHVLGEGCSIIHLPESLKPDLAGAPQATRGQMLIGPDGRLTRCQTQASEAGLPGTAPIVCSSCVRSVDGKAVCSQCDRALCGRCIYTCWGCGALACILCGLADYADDGEKTLCTSCAMFED; encoded by the exons ATGCCCAAGCGGAGCTGCCCGTTCGCGGACGCTTCCCCACTGCAGCTCAAGGTCCATGTGGGCCCGAGAGAGTTGAGCCGCGGTGTGTTCGCCGAACGCTACTCGCGCGAGGTCTTCG AAAGAACCAAGCAGCTCCTTTTCCAAGGGGCCCAAGCCTATAGAGATCATGTATTGGGAGAAGGCTGTTCCATCATCCACCTGCCGGAGTCACTGAAGCCTGACTTGGCTGGGGCCCCTCAAGCTACAAGGGGACAGATGTTGATTGGACCTGATGGCCGACTGACACGGTGCCAAACTCAGGCTTCAGAAGCTG GACTGCCTGGGACAGCACCCATCGTTTGTTCATCCTGCGTGAGATCTGTGGATGGGAAGGCAGTCTGCAGCCAGTGCGACCGGGCCCTGTGTGGACGATGTATATATACCTGCTGGGGCTGCGGTGCCTTGGCCTGTATACTGTGTGGCCTTGCAGA CTATGCTGATGACGGTGAGAAGACACTTTGCACCAGCTGTGCTATGTTTGAAGACTGA